In Paenibacillus sp. JQZ6Y-1, a genomic segment contains:
- a CDS encoding GNAT family N-acetyltransferase, which produces MLTIREMNITDYKDMIQLWQNTEGMALSEADSQDHIQRYLERNAGCCYVAVHTYEDRHELVGTLLAGHDGRRAYLYHMAVHPTCRGQGIARKMLDASTAALAAQGIHKAHLFVMDSNTNGQQFWSASGWQKRETFGVFSKDL; this is translated from the coding sequence GTGCTTACCATTCGTGAAATGAACATCACTGACTACAAAGATATGATTCAGCTCTGGCAAAACACCGAAGGAATGGCATTAAGTGAAGCCGATTCCCAAGACCACATTCAGCGTTATCTGGAACGCAATGCTGGTTGCTGTTATGTAGCTGTCCACACCTATGAAGACCGACATGAACTGGTCGGTACACTGCTTGCCGGGCATGACGGTAGACGCGCGTATCTGTATCATATGGCTGTGCATCCCACCTGTCGCGGTCAGGGTATTGCTCGCAAAATGCTGGATGCCAGTACAGCAGCGCTCGCAGCGCAAGGCATTCACAAAGCGCATCTATTCGTTATGGACAGCAACACCAACGGACAGCAATTTTGGAGCGCCAGCGGCTGGCAAAA